TCCGGGTGGTAACTTGGATTACAATAATTCGTCATCTGGCCTAAGAAATGGTTTGTCGAACGGTGGCGAACCTGGATTAACATCAGGAAATCCGAACCGAAACCAGAACTCGGACATCCACCCCAACCACGGTGCTTTAAGGCGAAGTGATAGCCCAGCGCGGGGGGCACTCACCCGAGGTCATTACGACAGCGGCAGCTACGGCTACAACAGTCCTGGTTCTGGCAAGTTCAGTCGAGATAACGGAGCCAACTCAGACTTTGGAAGTCCTGGGTCTAGTTATGGTAGCCCTGGGTCTAGTTTTAGCTCACGGCATGGCGAGACACCAAATAGTTTCGAAGCTGGTGGGTCGGAAGCAATACGGAAAGTAAGAGTTGTCAAACAGGAGTCGGGTGGTTTAGGCATCAGTATCAAAGGTGGTCGAGAAAACAGAATGCCCATCCTCATATCCAAGATCTTCCCCGGGCTTGCTGCGGACCAGAGCCGAGCTCTACGTGTCGGCGATGCCATTTTGTCCGTCAATGGCAATGACTTACGTGAAGCCACACACGACGTGGCGGTGCAGGCGCTTAAAAAGGCCGGGAAGGAGGTTATGCTCGAGGGTAAGTTGTCTAACGCAATAACGGGGATTCATGAAGGCCTGGGTTGACACGGAAAGTAGTCAACTCTTGAGCTTACTTTTGTACTCATTCACTGTAGGCTATGCCACTGCGCAACTTAGCCTATTTTACAGAGCCATAGCCTACACATCCCAGGGTGACGTCTCAGTTTATTATTTGCCCCGCTCAACACAAATAGACTAGCCTACACTTTTAAACAAATATCATGATCACAGGACTGCCATGCGCATAATCGTCAGCTAAATCACAGCAACACTGATATATTGCATTGGTTATTTCAGGTACTAGTGTAGCCTAGATTACATTTTAATCAACAGGCAAAGTGGGAGAGCACAATGCTTACCGCTACAGCGGTGCGTGCGAGGTTTATCAGAAGTGTTTGTGGAGATTTCAGAGGGGCggggtgtacagtatgtcatcACATTATGGAGGTGTTTGTTTATTCGGCTACGCTGCAACAGCCTCATACAtgatatagcctagcctacgtgTCGTTAGCCTATATTGGAACGATTACTTATCTGCCGTTATTACTTTGTAACAAACTATACTATTATGTAGTTTAATATCCAAGTATTGGCAGCTCTTACTACAAGTGTGTTACCGCATGCATGTAGACTAAGCTACTGTTGCAAAACAACAGGGAGTGTGTGCTGATTGATGCGACAGCATGAACACTGCCAATAACCTGGGGAGATTTGGAAACACGTCGGACATTTTATTGTTAAAATGTCCAGAGGCCCGGCAAGGGCAGTGGTCCGAGACTCGTTGTGGTTAATGTGTTGGAAAGAATTGAGCTGGTTAGCGTGCTCTCTCGTGATTTAACGTCTTGTTCACGCCTTGTAACACCACGTGCTCAGCTAATTCAGCAAGTCAATGTCTCTAAATTAACATTAATAGACAAGCTATTGTCCCAGATTTTATCCTCAACTTCACGTCTCATATTCAGTGGCCAGTGTTTGGACCCACCTGTCACGACTATATGATAAATGGGAAGTTGTTCGTGTTCAGATGCtcctgtgaatgtgtgcaaagaaTGTGCCACGTCCATGACAGTGTTTGCCTTTCTTACACAAAATGAGCTCTTGTATTTGCCAGTGTAACTTAGAGTGTAAGTCCCAATTGCTCCTTAAATTGATGCATGGGCCTGGTAGCAAAGTCGGGGGATATTTTAACTGCCGTGTCAGTCACCTATAGACTGGACGAAAAAAAATGTGCTAAGACCAAGCTTTCAGAAAccaaacacatccagatacactTAAACTCTACAGGAGGCCTATACTTCATTTAATGTACTACCAATGTGGCTAATATTTATCTTTATGATGTACAAGACTGAAACCTAGACAGTCTTCCCATTTGTTAAAGCAACTGGCATGCTTTTATCTGACTCCTCAAAAATAATTGTCACACTTAAACTTAGCTCCTGTGCCGGGATCTACACAAGGTCACGTCCTGTGATACACTGAAACAGAACATGTGGTCACGTATGTTTGTTTCAGTTCACAGAAACAAGAAGTGATCCAAACAAAAACAGCTGAATTGAGCAGAGCACAGTGGCGAGCAGGGCCCGAGGTGACACTGACCTTCAGCCGGCCGTGTCACTTAGTGTCTGTGTTCAGTGGTGGATGGGAAGATGTGACCATTGTTTGGCCAGGGGGGAAAAGAAGCGTCGAGAAAGGACTGGCTGAAAACAGTGCTGAGACAAAGCCCCCCATTCATGAGGGCATCTCAGGAGTGCTCAGATGAGAGACAGTTATTTCCTTTTGTTTCCCCAAAGCCAAACACCGAATGACTGCCGGGAATGTAGCATTAGGCAGAGAACCTGAGCAAACATCAGTCCACAGTACTGTAAAACCGCAGACTTAAATATGAACTGAACCGGGCCAGATTATGTAATTGGCCGTTCCACTACCACCATCTTTTGACTGATTATGAGGGGAGAGGAAAGTATGAACTCCGATGAAGTTGTCTTGTTCTTTTTTGCTTGCTTTCAGCCTTGTTTTATCttttatttactttattttcATTCTTTGCTCTATCTATTATTTTTTccacctatctatctatctcatatATCTATCATTCTTTCCAGCTCTGTTCCATACATTTACAGTCATGCTTTCTTCTGCTTTCTTCTACTTCTGTGTGtatctcttctttcctctcttcttctgctCCTTTCCTGTGAGTGGCAGAGCAGAGGTCTGTGGGTCCGAGCCTCCTGTCTTTGAGGCCAAGCCAGGGGGAGTGGATGGCAGGagcacagagagaacagagaggaggggggcgGATGTCAGAGCAGGAGCATGTGTCTGTGACAGGCTTCTGATGCAGAGCAGAACCACATTGTTTTCAGTGCGCAATGGACGACGGCGCTCTTGGCAGGAACTGGACTTCTCTGAGTTGGGACCACTCTCTTTCCCACTAAACTCGGCCCAGGTGgcaggtgattgtgtgtgtgtgtgtgtgttgaggggtgggggggggggggggggggggggggggcgggtatGAGTGGGCTTTGTGTTGGTGTAAGCATAGGTGGTCGGTTAGGTTTGAAATAGTGGGAGCTTCTCGGTGGAAAAGTGTGACATGGCCTCTACCACCCCCCTTGCCCCTCCCACACGCCCTCCTCCTTTTCCCCGCACAGTTTTTCGGAGGAGTCTGACACACTGTTCTCATTAAGGTCCTGGCAGCCTGCGCcatgggagggaggaggggagagagaagaaagagaaagagtaggGACAGATTGCAGGGGAATTTGGCCAGTGGGGAAGCAGTTGTGCCTTTGTGGGTTTCAGTGGAAGACTAACGTTCTGGGGGCCTCTGTCTGATAAAGGAAGCAAGAATAACAGGAGAAgcactaggtgtgtgtgtatggtgtaccACATTCCGATGGTGtgatagtgtgtttgtgtaatttaTCTGTAATTGTTTGGAGGGAGAGGCAATGACTTACTGTATAAGCTGAtcatatgtgtgttttgatgtgcaTATTAACTTTTTGGTGTCTTGTAGTCGTTTTATCTTGCATTGTTCTTTGAGTATTCAGGGAAACATTGTTATATGGGACAGCACCACTTGGGACACTATcccttatgcacacacagacacacactcacactcacacacacataaattctTCGGTGTCTTCTTTTGTATGGTGTGCCCTAATTAAAATTAGAACTGGAGCTGTGAGATGCTGCCGACGTTCCTAATGAGATCTTTAAACAGAGCAGAAGAGGGACTTCCGATGCTGGAGAATTGCCTAGCTCACTGGCGCTGGGTTGCTGGAACCCAGCacatctctctgcctctctctctgtgtctcatgCCTGCACCTAAGTCTGTGGCTGTTTCTCCCATAATCTTTTTGCTGTGAAAGAAAAGAATGCTTTTCTGAGTGGAAAATTCCTCTCAGATGACCCGCAAAAAACGGAAAAAAACGCAACTCGTTGAAAAAATAGTCATAGCCTGTAACAGTCAAACCTGTGCTTCCTGTCGAGTCACCTCTAACCCTTgacatggagagggagagagggtgggaaaGGGAACAGATTTTAGATAGTGAATTACTAAATCAGACAGATAGATTCTAGCTGTAGATGGTTTATGGCTCAGTTTATGGCAGTTGCAGGTGGAGAGAGGCCTTGTACTTGCAATATTGAGCGGTTAGTAATAAATTGTCTAAAATGACAATAATATTGTTTATGGCAATATTTCTGGTACATTATagtgtttattttgttattataGTTATTATGATGGGCTTTCTTGTAGGTCTATTGAGCCCGAGCTGCATCCAGTGGTAGTGATTGAGAAAGGACATCAGTTTGAATTCTCTACTGTTGCACTGGAATAGATGTCAACAGGGTCATACTTGGAATCTGGAGGAAAAGGGAGACAGATGACTGTccttgtgtttgtgaatgtgaacACAGCTATTTTGAAAAGATGAGGACACTGtctgacgagagagagagaaagagattgaaagaaaaaaaacaggccgCCTTTGTTCCAACCAATTAAAATCCCTTCTAATTAGTCTAGAGACAGTCTGGGACTGTCAGATCTTGTAAATGTGGGTTCACTTCGGCTGCAGGGTCCCAGAATATTGGCCCGTGAGTTATTATGTCTGTCCATCCCAGCGCTGCTTCATTGATTAAGCCGGCCGGTCAGCGGGCTGCTAGCATTGCCCATCCAGACCTTGTGCAACTTGTGACGAGAACACGAGAACAGTCAGTCTGAAGACGGTTCTTTAAAATGGTGAGAGAAATGCTTGCTTGGCTTCCCACTCGAAACCTGCCCACGTTTCAGCTAAAACACAGcacacctctctgctctctctgtttGACTGCTCTGTTACTTTGAAGTCTGGCCTTTTGAATGCCTCAATCAAACTCAGTAATCTAACCATTCCCACCCATATTTTAAACTAACTACATGCCATGGGTGTCTCTAGACATGTAGAGTATAGTAAAGTATAGTAACTGCCTTGTGCCATAATACTAGCAGTCCTTGTGCCATAATAATACTAGCTTGATGGTTGACTGTGGTATGTAGGGAGCAATGGCAATGTCAATATATAAGCCCTTGAATCCTGTCCCTTATCTATGTTATGTTTGCATTATTACTCCGTTGAGTTTCTAATTATGTTTGCACAGATAGGGGAGCAAATGTTGGCAGGCAAGGTATCTATTAATGAATTGTGTTGtcggtgactgtgtgtgtgcatgcatggattGCCTCTGTGATTTACAGTAAAAAGTATTATGACTGTCACTAATGTGTGTTTCATACTTGAAGAACAAATAGGAGAAGGCAGAAATAGGATACTATCAAAGGAGTCAGATCTGGAGAAAAACTGTACACATTCATTAAGCTCTCAACACTACCCTTGTTTTTAGTTTTGGGGGTTGGAGGTTTTTGAAACTGAAGTTACAATCTCCATTGGGCTTGCATGTGCCACCCCATTTTCTACAGTGAAACCTAGTGCTACCTTTCCTCTGCTTGTCAGCCAAGCTGATCCCACGGATTTGAATTGGGTTAATTGCTATAGTGATAGTGATTTATGGATTTTGCAGAAAGACAATCTGTCTTAGGCTGCCCTCTTTTGTAAGAGTCAGCTTTTCACAGTGCCTTGCCCAGACCGGGGCTTGATCTGGCTGGATAGGCCAGAGTTCTGAGGCCTTCAGCTGAGGACAAACCACAGAGACCAGATCTGCCTTACTGATCCCTCCTCGCCTAGCCTGTCATCTGCTAACTTGAGTCTGAACACTGAAGTTTGGCTAGTTGAGGTCCCTGGCTGAGGGCCTTACCAGAACCACTATACCCCAGCCCTCAGTTCCATCTAgatgaataacacacacacacacacatgtacacacacacatacacacacacacattatatatgcACATGCCTCCTGGCCAATTGCTTTCGCAAGTATAATCCTCTCCCATGAGTGACCTCATCTCTTCAAACTCAGATCAAGTTTCTCCCTCTTCAATAGCCCATCctgaagaccccccccccccccaccacacacacacacacacacatacacactcacaagcagaCATTCCATGCAAAAGTGTATGTTTGCGTGTGgctgtgtgggtatgtgtatgcgtgagtgtgtgtacaagaAAGCAAGAGTTTGCATTATTGTGGTTTCGCTGTGGCATAGGGCACCCAACCAAAAATGGGGAAATTGAAGCCATTCCTCCTCGTTGAACGACAATTTTTGCCTTCGTGCTGAGGCAGCAGAAGCTCCGTGTCAATTCCCCCCCTACGAAAAGGCATGCAGCGCTACCCAGATGTTCCTCCCAAAGACAGCTTTGTGCTGAGCTCTCTGAATCCCTGTTCAGTTGCAGGGTATCATTTCCAATGGAAATTCCACTTCACTCGAAAACGCTGAGCGTTATCGGTGCTGGTAATGTGGTGGGCCAGAAGCCGCCATATATGTGGCTTCAGGAGACTCACGCCTATTCTCCACATTCTTGTCTTTGTGGTTGTGGGCATCGACCACGTTGCCGACCGTGCCGGAGGAATGTGAGAGCCATCCTTTCCGTCAAACTCTTGACAACAGCAGTAAATTCATATTACAACCAAACAGCATGGAACACTAACACAGAGTGGTCTGTTACAGGATaggggtgtgcgtgcgtgtgtgtactgtctCAGCTACAAAGCAGTGTATCACAGCTACCCCCTTTTCCAAACAAGTCATCCATGATCTGTGGCATTTCAAACTATGAAATCTACAaaaaatggaaataaatgtTGTTTGCTACAGCCAAACCACAGAACACATCAATGCACATTTTCAAGCATTTTTGCTATAATACTCACGTCTACTTACTGTAATAAGTTACTACCACTAGGCATTGTACAGTAAGCACAACTGAGCATAAACACAAcaacccacaccacacacacaaaaaaactgtactgattatgtgtctgtgtttctcttcTCATAGTGAAGTACATCAGAGAGGTATCTCCCTTGTTCAAGAAGCCCTCTATGGTGGCAGACCTGCCTTGGGAAGGGACGCGCTCCAATTCCCCCAGCCTCAGTGGCGATGAGCTGCCCAAACACAGCCCTGGCACAAAGGACAGGAAGATCATCCCACTGAAGATGAGCTTCATCAGCCGCAACCTCACCATGCCCGACCTggagaacaggtgtgtgtgtgtgtgtgcatgtctatagagagagagagagagagagagagagagaaaccagtAGGCAGGGCTGAAGTGCCCGCAACTCACTGcgccggaattagtgtgtgcttcaccttactgtgtgttcactgtgtgctgagtgtgtttcactaattaacggattgggataaatgcagagaccaaatttccctcacgggatcaaaagagtatacttatacttataccatCCAATAATGTCTTAGAATTATCAGTATTCATTATTAGTATGGTCCTATATTTGGATGTATGTGAATCTTCACAGTCAATCAGTATATGCTGTAtattttcaatgtgtgtgtgtgtgtaaacttacTATTAATTGACTCACTTATGGGTACAGTGGACAGGCTCATTAATAATCTGTAAAACTGTTGACACACATGGCTAATTCATGGCTAATTTATGTGCCTAGCCCCGATAAAGACAGCTACAATATAGCTGATAAGACTGATTTTTGCCTCTATTGGAAAAATACCATTTTCTCTAGGACTatcagtctcttttttccatttacatTATGACTATCACAGGAGTGTTAAAATGGATGTATAGTCCCTCCCATCCCATCAAAGACCacccctcacccctctctctctctgtccctcccagGCCACCATAGacactcacctctctctctctctctctgtccctcctagGCCACCAAAGACACTCAGCCCTCTCTCTGAGTGTCCCTcttagggctagtccacacgtaccaacccgatcttttttttctccgtcttccctggaaccgtatcaagaatatttgcgtccaaacggatccatctcaacacgactcaacacgttacttcatatcctaggcctataggtggcactgtttctcttacagaaattgaccaaagcttgcacgctgtaggctatacaaacagacagaataggctaggacaaaaatggctagtgcaaggaaaccagaattgtttgtgtggactgatagtgaactgccaactgtagtcaactgtaaaactaataaacttaatttttacggtttgtgaagggtgcagtcccgtcctttatttggctaacgcaggaaCAAATAATcaattcacattagttttggctatcaccgcaaatgcataggctactaaatgctAGGTCTACCCAagttaggctattctgtcgccacatttataatattgctataataccttcgttagtaacagtcgatacttttgcctgcatcaaatcacgcattcgcatttagtgcgcatctaccgtaggcttaacatgagttacgcatctttgtatgctcatatctgacttcactagattatgaatgcatttatttatgttgtaagtcatgtaaaataaatgaatgacaccggcactacacacaaattaatttaaacttacaccgcacttcgctaataacttctgactagTTCTCTCACGTCACCGACGATAGCTAGAAATGCATCaagaaaacacagagaaaacactgttcagtccaccaagtcatgatAAGCTATTGGCGCTGTGCAGCAccgtggcgatgacatcatcaatacgcAGGTATGCGGTTTCGCCGTCCAAGCGAACTCacaagggctacggtttcagatttttccaccctgggaccaggtttcaaaaaagtgcggttttggGCAGTGcatttacaggattcgtttggacgatcggccaagacgaagcaaaaccggtgcgtttaacccaaaaagcgtctccgtgtggacggggccTTAGGCCACCATCAACACTCACcctccccccccttctctctctctctctctctctctctctctgtccctcccagGCCACCATAGAcactcaccactctctctctgtgttgtctCTTGCCAGGCTGCTGGAGCTGCACTCCCCGGACGGCCAGCACACGGTGGTGCTCCGCTGCAAGGATGCCACCTCGGCGCAGGCCTGGTTCACCGCCATCCACACCAATATCGCTGCCCTGCTGCCCCAGACACTGGCCCACGTCAACGCCTACCTGAGTGTGCCAACCACCGCCGCACACCCCCAACTCAAGCACATCGGCTGGCTAGCCGAGCAGGTAAGTGCTGCTGTAGGGCCAAGTCAGTCAGACACAGACAAATGTTGCGTGTGGTCAAATACCTTGCACATGACAAGTGGAAGTATTTTTCATGTATACagtcatatacatacacacatacacaacctaACTTATCCAGTACATTAATGTATTGTATACAGTGTTGGGGTCGTTACTCAAAAAAAGTAATGTATTACACATTAGTtgttactgtaaaaaaatgtaatctCTTACATTACTTTAATCTCTATGGAAAGTAACGTGTTACATTACCTTTTGCGTTACTGCTTTGAAATGTTTCTTTGAACGCTGTTATTGATTTTGTCCCCTTTTATatattatttaattaatgacGTTGTATGAAACATTAGGTAGCATAATCTAGTCTATTACACTACTCCAACCCAGGTTGCCCTGTAGGCCTACCGGGCATTTCTTACAGATAGCTGATCATTGCTTTGTCTTACTGAAAGCTGCCTTCAAGTTCACAAACATGGCACTT
This DNA window, taken from Alosa sapidissima isolate fAloSap1 chromosome 11, fAloSap1.pri, whole genome shotgun sequence, encodes the following:
- the sntb2 gene encoding beta-2-syntrophin, with product MAIWTRADKNGQLDLLLRDRWIRVAAELTRETLTLTAEADLSGPGGNLDYNNSSSGLRNGLSNGGEPGLTSGNPNRNQNSDIHPNHGALRRSDSPARGALTRGHYDSGSYGYNSPGSGKFSRDNGANSDFGSPGSSYGSPGSSFSSRHGETPNSFEAGGSEAIRKVRVVKQESGGLGISIKGGRENRMPILISKIFPGLAADQSRALRVGDAILSVNGNDLREATHDVAVQALKKAGKEVMLEVKYIREVSPLFKKPSMVADLPWEGTRSNSPSLSGDELPKHSPGTKDRKIIPLKMSFISRNLTMPDLENRLLELHSPDGQHTVVLRCKDATSAQAWFTAIHTNIAALLPQTLAHVNAYLSVPTTAAHPQLKHIGWLAEQIQLEGGRIQYRPVVMALTEKDILLFDSVPWSRDAWTNPLLTHPILATRLVHSGSSHGSPAVGADLVFATRTGTNRGIESHVFRVETHWDLSSWTRALVQGGHAAAELIKEVSIGCVLNRQEVRLTLHYEKGFTVSREPAEAAGFTVLFRYPYEKLKMSADDGVRKLYLDFGGPEGELVFDLRSGPKPVVFVLHSFLSAKLTRMGLLT